From a region of the Daphnia magna isolate NIES linkage group LG1, ASM2063170v1.1, whole genome shotgun sequence genome:
- the LOC116936019 gene encoding centrosomal protein of 131 kDa yields the protein MPIKFRSKNETYSNGLPAKQKKIHKATSQVHLTNASQDFGLKGSNMQINFRMGSNRVYEALSIDKPLSISGCKSEDCLHASLRRETLTTRKILSDRPATALLSKRNPYSSLHRQATSSSSSREDRSAKPQRDWIPPPHTSRQSWSSSIDSELATVGSYDTATEYSLEDKQSFAVFSSASCDSPERLEPDTSLQDINDPVFEQETPAHNFKKPIISIINPRQSGTFQPLDCMQYNNHDAPTKNETDPRSHRSESYTINDQSQSNNRQSAASPTPEPMTVQNANCNPCTEDNNLQRPSAVADVSAHGNIAPVSAAPDASNLTDDSVDEMSSIRSPSGGSEKPIHQSFQIVTQRQEPEQKNEETRKDQLTKKENNVLSDILNFLDDANSDTPVLRSPLLVINSETESNAEGGFRRARCEGVSRLHGMSMAELIEEVLSLQMLVEDKDNKILVMERALQHQRELLARNVKTAKRELNLRCKAQKEEYETNTSRNFQFIQQLVEEKKRLAEKCESLAAEMRQQTVKIENEKRMSDERHNAEIRRLKQALGKDQRSHQEKWLADRTEHIREATARGLEPELRRLMSQHHTELQSLRSIHQEELSRIEQTHLNKTAQQLNALREKMDNDREEACAKEREIMRAKYDKQLDEMEAIHASKCQRMQIEIERERARWSEEESRMKAQDDERMRRLEEKRRKENIAAQQLLQAEIGTLKQQHVEHLAQLRKNWEEEKQEEIRAIKHHLEMDSNERERRLLETQRKERDEEAQKLNSHFSAELKRQHEQWRKMSEEQLERVREKNAEEISRLDQVEFELRNKLVEMRRTLTDRDEELAALRLTLFQIVKENKDIKKTLEKFSAERSDLRKVLQKELDDEFLKLNEEKRELQEDFSRLKSEHRIEINKKISEISNLSATHEQMLGDIHEKVKQAVAKKDDALAQMQEKLKTAISRCQHLEELLDRQQRDLIIRKK from the exons ATGCCTATAAAATTTCGCAGTAAAAATGAAACTTACAGTAACGGTCTTCCGgccaaacagaaaaaaattcataaagCTACGTCGCAAGTGCACCTCACAAATGCGTCTCAGGATTTTGGTTTGAAGGGTTCAAATATGCAAATCAATTTTCGAATGGGCTCAAACCGCGTCTACGAGGCGCTTTCAATCGACAAACCTCTATCGATTTCGGGTTGTAAGTCCGAGGATTGTCTGCACGCTTCTCTCCGCCGCGAGACGTTGACGACGCGAAAGATTTTGTCGGATCGACCAGCAACAGCTCTTCTATCCAA acGAAACCCTTACTCTTCCTTGCACCGCCAAGCGACAAGTAGTTCGTCTTCTCGAGAAGACCGTTCAGCGAAGCCGCAAAGAGACTGGATTCCACCTCCACACACCAGTCGTCAATCGTGGTCCAGCAGCATCGATAGTGAGCTGGCAACTGTTGGCAGTTACGATACGGCAACTGAATATAGTCTCGAAGATAAACAGTCCTTTGCGGTATTTAGCAGCGCTTCCTGTGACAGCCCCGAACGTCTCGAGCCCGACACTTCGCTGCAAGATATCAACGATCCGGTTTTTGAACAGGAGACACCAGCGCATAACTTCAAAAAGCCAATTATATCCATTATCAACCCAAGGCAATCAGGCACATTCCAGCCTTTGGATTGCATGCAGTATAATAATCACGATGCAcccacaaaaaatgaaacagatCCTAGGTCTCATCGGTCTGAATCTTATACGATTAATGACCAATCACAATCAAACAACAGGCAATCTGCTGCGTCCCCTACACCGGAACCTATGACTGTACAAAACGCCAATTGTAATCCATGTACAGAGGACAACAACCTCCAACGCCCATCCGCAGTGGCTGACGTTAGTGCGCATGGCAATATTGCACCTGTTTCTGCAGCACCGGATGCATCAAATTTAACCGACGATTCAGTGGATGAGATGAGTAGTATTCGCAGTCCGTCAGGTGGAAGCGAAAAACCAATACATCAATCATTTCAAATTGTCACGCAAAGGCAGGAGccagaacaaaaaaacgaagaaacaaGGAAAGATCAATTaactaaaaaggaaaataatgtGTTGTCAGACATATTAAACTTTCTAGACGATGCTAATAGTGACACACCAGTTTTACGGTCACCACTTCTTGTAATAAATTCAGAGACGGAATCAAATGCTGAAGGAGGTTTTAGAAGAGCCCGTTGCGAAGGCGTCTCCAGGTTACACGGCATGAGCATGGCTGAGTTAATCGAAGAGGTCCTAAGTCTTCAG ATGCTAGTTGAGGATAAAGACAATAAAATCTTGGTTATGGAACGAGCTCTCCAACATCAGAGAGAACTTTTGGCGCGCAATGTGAAAACAGCCAAGCGTGAACTGAACTTGCGTTGTAAAGCTCAAAAGGAGGAATACGAGACGAATACGAGTCGCAACTTTCAGTTCATACAGCAGCTTGTCGAGGAAAAGAAGAGGCTGGCTGAAAAATGTGAATCGTTGGCCGCCGAAATGCGTCAGCAGACCGTCAAAATCGAAAACGAAAAGAGAATGAGCGACGAAAGGCATAATGCCGAAATCCGTCGATTAAAGCAG GCATTGGGGAAAGATCAACGTTCTCATCAAGAGAAATGGTTGGCTGATCGAACTGA ACACATACGTGAAGCAACGGCAAGAGGGCTAGAGCCAGAGTTGCGGCGACTTATGAGTCAGCACCACACCGAGTTACAGAGCCTGCGCTCTATTCATCAAGAAGAACTCAGTCGGATTGAGCAGACTCACTTGAACAAAACTGCTCAACAACTAAACGCGCTTCGAGAGAAAATGGACAATGATCGTGAAGAAGCCTGCGCCAAAGAACGTGAAATAATGCGTGCAAAATACGACAAGCAATTAGACGAAATGGAGGCTATTCACGCGTCGAAATGTCAGCGAATGCAG ATTGAAATCGAGCGGGAGAGGGCTCGCTGGAGTGAAGAAGAGTCCCGGATGAAGGCCCAGGATGATGAAAGAATGCGTCGTCTTGAAGAGAAACgccgaaaagaaaatattgcAGCTCAGCAGTTGTTACAGGCGGAAATCGGGACGCTCAAGCAGCAACATGTTGAGCATCTCGCTCAACTGAGAAAAAATTGGGAAGAGGAAAAGCAAGAGGAAATTAGAGCCATAAAGCACCATTTGGAAATGGATTCCAACGAACGTGAAAGGCGGCTCCTGGAAACCCAAAGAAAAGAGCGTGATGAAGAAGcacaaaaattgaattctcATTTTTCGGCCGAGCTCAAACGGCAACAC GAACAATGGAGAAAAATGTCGGAAGAGCAACTGGAGCGCGTTAGGGAAAAAAACGCGGAAGAAATAAGTAGATTAGATCAAGTTGAATTCGAATTGCGCAACAAACTG GTTGAAATGCGACGTACCTTAACCGATCGCGATGAAGAATTGGCTGCTTTACGGCTGACCCTTTTCCAGATCgtaaaggaaaacaaagataTTAAGAAAACGTTAGAAAAATTTTCTGCGGAGCGCTCGGATCTAAGGAAAGTTCTACAGAAGGAATTGGACGATGAATTTCTTAAACTGAACGAGGAAAAGAGGGAGCTCCAAGAAGATTTTAGCCGGCTGAAATCCGAACACCGCatagaaataaacaaaaagatcTCGGAGATATCAAATCTGTCCGCTACGCATGAACAAATGCTAGGAGACATCCACGAAAAA GTTAAACAAGCCGTTGCCAAAAAAGATGACGCATTGGCACAGATGCAAGAAAAGCTTAAAACTGCCATTTCCCGTTGTCAGCATCTGGAGGAATTATTAGACCGGCAACAAAGAGATTTGATAATACGGAAAAAGTGA
- the LOC116928631 gene encoding uncharacterized protein LOC116928631, with translation MWRKSVLRLPQLTCLFILAAILGEHSVVGQFEWQSRDEFDAVKYQMDSVTAENCPIKNVNELHMPEDAVSHLPDIKDININPVFPNRTALLHLHNMALNRAFFWSYILQARFIRPATNDTYDPGMMYYFLSTVADVSSNPKLNSSAVYFSPNMSYTSSYRSFFNKTLPLFAPRTFRADDYNDPIHLERYSTLNMFDVRDLGAISKNSKSENYTTDYYRINKWYQAWLPDQVDGRQDTKTTYQVKIRYANNTNETFTFHGPPGADEVPGPLKWTQPYFDCGRSNKWVVGAVVPIADIFPRHTGFRHIEYPTYTAAAVMEMDFERIDINQCPKGQGNDGPNRFSDTARCKETTECEPIHGYGFRRGGYQCRCKPGHRLPNTVRRPYLGEILERATSEQHNENFHCDKIGWIQKQPVQWGKMTPLLRLQYLERNSNYMNSTQGPNSTHTKAKNIDHIISYIRSVNEHNCNNRALFSPDDLVLHGDIGFGAEQQFENEARMALRLANFLSAFLQVVDSTEVFSGNRLPDRPLTEDQLMAETLALVLGNTKIWAAGTFWERRKFPNRTLFAPYAYKEQLNTRKFKLEDLARLNSTDDLYLKKPWYQHLKSRWSTNFDDLEKYYLKIRIRSEEYADHTQKYEHFPMSYKAADLRHGYWTRPYFDCNGFVKKWVSTYAAPFFGWDSLRTKLEFKGVVTVTMDLQTLDINQCPGKYHTPNAFKETNKCDAKTSYCVPILGRGFDTGGYKCECKQGYEYPFEDAITYFDGQLVESEFLNLVANQATRYDMYKCRLASASTNTSTWIMIFVFAVITNMVTLCFTR, from the exons ATGTGGCGAAAGTCCGTTTTGCGACTCCCCCAGTTAACATGTTTATTCATATTAGCTGCTATTCTTGGGGAACATAGTGTTGTCGGCCAATTCGAATGGCAGTCCCGTGATGAATTTGACGCTGTTAAGTATCAAATGGATTCAGTGACCGCTGAGAATTGCCCCATAAAAAATGTAAACGAATTGCACATGCCAGAAGATGCCGTTTCTCATTTGCCCGACATAAAGGATATTAACATTAACCCTGTATTTCCCAATAGAACAGCCCTTTTACACTTGCATAATATGGCTTTGAATAGAGCTTTTTTTTGGAGTTACATTTTACAAGCACGATTTATCAGACCTGCTACTAATGACACTTATGATCCTGGAATGATGTACTACTTTTTATCAACTGTGGCTGATGTTTCATCAAATCCAAAACTAAATAGCAGTGCAGTCTATTTCAGTCCAAATATGTCATACACCTCCTCATACAGatcatttttcaataaaacccTTCCACTTTTTGCTCCTCGCACCTTTAGAGCTGACGATTATAACGACCCTATTCATCTTGAGCGCTATTCAACCTTAAACATGTTTGACGTTCGTGATCTGGGTGCAATCTCAAAGAATAGCAAAAGTGAAAATTATACTACAGACTATTACCGTATAAATAAGTGGTACCAAGCGTGGCTTCCTGATCAAGTGGATGGTCGACAAGATACCAAAACCACCTATCAAGTAAAAATTCGCTATGCTAACAATACGAATGAAACATTTACCTTCCATGGGCCACCGGGTGCTGATGAAGTTCCTGGTCCTCTGAAATGGACACAGCCCTATTTTGATTGTGGAAGATCAAATAAATGGGTTGTCGGAGCTGTGGTTCCTATAGCAGACATTTTCCCGCGACACACAGGCTTCCGTCACATTGAATATCCAAC ATACACCGCTGCAGCTGTTATGGAAATGGACTTCGAAAGAATAGATATTAACCAGTGCCCTAAAGGACAGGGAAATGATGGCCCTAATCGATTTTCTGACACTGCTAGGTGTAAAGAAACAACAGAG TGTGAACCTATTCATGGATATGGATTCCGGCGAGGCGGGTATCAATGTAGATGTAAACCTGGACATCGACTGCCTAATACTGTTCGGCGACCTTATCTCGGCGAAATTTTGGAACGAGCCACAAGTGAACAGCATAACGAAAATTTTCATTGCGATAAAATTGGCT GGATTCAAAAACAGCCCGTACAATGGGGAAAGATGACACCACTATTACGCCTTCAATATTTGGAGCGTAATAGCAACTACATGAATTCTACGCAAGGCCCAAATTCTACACATACTAAAGCGAAGAATATTGATCACATAATTAGTTACATTCGGTCGGTCAACGAACATAACTGCAATAATCG aGCTCTTTTTTCACCGGACGATTTGGTCTTGCATGGTGACATCGGTTTCGGTGCAGAACaacaatttgaaaatgaagctCGTATGGCCCTACGATTGGCAAACTTTTTGAGCGCATTTTTACAG GTAGTTGATTCAACGGAAGTCTTCTCGGGCAATCGTTTACCTGATCGACCTCTAACTGAAGATCAGTTAATGGCTGAAACTTTAGCACTTGTGCTTGGAAATACCAAAATCTGGGCTGCCGGAACGTTTTGGGAGCGTCGTAAGTTTCCCAATCGTACGCTGTTCGCCCCTTACGCCTACAAGGAACAGTTAAACACCCGAAAGTTCAAACTTGAAGATTTGGCTCGCCTAAATTCGACTG ACGATTTGTACCTTAAGAAACCGTGGTATCAACATTTAAAATCACGTTGGTCGACTAACTTTGATGACCTGGAAAAGTATTATCTGAAAATCCGCATCCGTTCAGAGGAATATGCCGACCATACCCAGAAATATGAACATTTTCCGATGTCTTACAA agcTGCTGATCTCCGTCATGGTTATTGGACTCGGCCTTATTTTGATTGCAATGGATTTGTGAAGAAGTGGGTGTCAACATATGCAGCACCTTTCTTTGGCTGGGATTCGTTGCGAACCAAATTAGAATTTAAAGGAGTGGTAACTGTCACTATGGATTTGCAAACACTAGATATAAACCAATGCCCCGGTAAGTATCATACACCCAACGCTTTCAAGGAAACCAACAAGTGTGATGCAAAGACTTCTTAC TGCGTTCCTATTTTGGGAAGAGGCTTTGATACTGGTGGCTACAAGTGCGAGTGTAAGCAAGGCTACGAATATCCATTTGAAGATGCCATAACATACTTCGACGGACAACTAGTGGAATCAGAGTTTCTGAATTTAGTGGCAAACCAGGCAACACGGTATGACATGTACAAGTGTCGTCTTGCAAGTGCATCCACGAACACGTCGACTTGGAttatgatttttgtttttgctgttATTACAAATATGGTAACATTATGTTTCACGCGATAG